The following is a genomic window from Pseudomonas parafulva.
GTGGCTGCGGCGCACGTGCAGCAAGGCGGGCAGGTCGAAATCGCAGGCCATCTGCAACTGCGCTTCGAACAGCGACTGCTGGCGCGCCTTGTCCAGCGCTGGAAGGTAATAGTCCAGCCCGAATTCGCCGACGGCGCACAGGCGCGGATCGCCGTGCAGGCGCTCCAGCCATTGGCGCAGTTGCGTCAGGTGTTCCGGGCGATGCTGGTCGAGGTACACCGGATGCAGGCCCAGCGCCGCGGGCAGGCGCGTGTCATGGCAAGCCAGGTTCCACACCCGTTGCCAGTTTTGCTGATCAACCCCCAGTACCACCATGCGCTCGACGCCGCGCGCCGTCGCGGTGGCCAGCAGGCGCTCGCGGTCGGCGTCGAAGTCGGGAAAGTCCAGGTGGGTGTGGGTGTCGATCAGGCGCATGCTCAGACCGCAATGCGCTGCTTGAAGGTCCGCGCCACCGCGTGCACCCCTGGCGCATAGCGCTTCTGCTCGATGGCGGCCAGCGCCAGTTCCAGGGCAGTGGCGGCGATCTGCCCGTGCTGCTGCGCCATGGCGTTGACCGGCAGCGGCAGGAAGTCCAGCAACTGGTTGTCGCCAAAGGTGCCCAACTGCAATTGCCGGGCTTCGCTGCCGCGTGCCTGCAGGGCATCGAACACGCCCTGCAGCAGCACGTACGAGGTGGTGATCAAGGCGTCGGGCAGGCCACCCAATTCGTCCAGCAGCGCCTGCATCAGTCGCTGACCGCAGGCGCGGCTGAACGCCTCGCCCTCTTGGCGTCGCACCTCGCCAACGAAGCCCTGCAAGGCGTCGTCGAAGCCTGCCGCACGGGCCTGACTCACCGACAGTTCCGGGCGTGCGCCGATCAGCGCGATGCTGCGCGGCGCGGTGAGCAGCAAGCTGTCGGTGAGCTGGCGGCTGGCATTGTGGTCGTCGCTGATCACCGAGCAGAAATGCTCGGGGTCCAGGCAGCGGTCGATGGCGATCACCGGCAGGCCCTTGGCCTGCATCTCGCGGTAGCTGTCGTCCTCGGCCGGCAGGCAACTGGCGACGAACAGCGCGTCGCAGCGGCGGGCGCGGAACAACTGCTGCAACTGGCGTTCGCTTTCGGGCTGGTCGTCGCTGCTGGCAATCAGCAACTGATAGCCACGGGCACGCGCGCCTTGCTCCAGTTGCTTGGCGATGCGCGCATAGCTGGGGTTTTCCAGGTCCGGCAAGATGAAGCCGAGGGTCCGCGTGTGACGGCTGCGCAGGCCGGCAGCCTGGGGATTGGGTGTGAAGTCATGGGCTGCGACGACGGCGCGCACCCGCTCGACGGTGGCGCTGCTGATGCGCTGCTGTTCGGCCTTGCCGTTGATGACATAGCTGGCAGTGGTCACGGAGACACCGGCCAGACGTGCGATATCGCTGAGTTTCACCGCATTTTCCTTGTTATTACCGAGGCAGTCGGAGACGCGTGGTGAGGTAGTCTTACCCGCAATTGTGTCCAAGTGCAGGCGACCATTGTCGCAATTGTTCCGACAAACTGGGGCTTTTTCCCACGCAGATTATCGAGTAACGTGGCGGCCTCGTCAGATTAAACGTTTCAGCATCCATCAATTGGGGTCTGCTCTGAAAGCCCCAGGATGAAAAATACGTTGAATCCCACAACAATAACCTCAGTTCCCGACTGCGGGTACTGCAAAAGGAGAGGGTCATGCTCGAGCTCGCCAATGAGCAGATAGCCATGGGCCAGGTGGCCGTCGACAAAGCGTCGGCGCTGCGCCTGCTCGCGGACCGGTTGGTCGCCGATGGTCTGGTCGCCGAGGGATACCTCGACGGGTTGCAGGCCCGCGAGGCGCAAGGTTCCACCTTTCTCGGTCAGGGCATCGCCATTCCCCATGGCACGCCGCAGACCCGCGACCTGGTGTTCGCCACCGGTGTACGTCTCTTGCAGTTTCCCGACGGCGTCGACTGGGGCGACGGTCAGATCGTCTACCTTGCCATCGGCATCGCCGCGCGCTCGGACGAGCACTTGCGCCTGCTGCAACTGCTCACCCGTGCCCTGGGTGAAACCGACCTGGCCGAGGCGCTGCGACGCGCCAGTTCCGCCGACGCGCTGCTCAAGCTGTTGCAGGGCGCACCGCGCGAACTGGAACTGGACGCCCAACTGATCAGCCTGAACCTGCCCGCCGACGACTTTGACGAACTGGCCTGGCGCGGCGCTCGCCTGCTGCAACGCGCAGGGTGTGTGGACAGTGGCTTTGCCGCGCTGCTGCAACAGGCCGAGCCGCTGCCGCTGGGCGAGGGCTTGTGGTGGTTGCACAGCGAGCGCGAGGTGCTGCAACCAGGGCTGGCCTTCGTGACCCCGCAGCAGCCCTTGCGCCACCGCGACCAGCCGCTCAATGGCCTGTTCTGCCTGGCCAGCCTGGGCGCTGCACACCAGG
Proteins encoded in this region:
- a CDS encoding TatD family hydrolase yields the protein MRLIDTHTHLDFPDFDADRERLLATATARGVERMVVLGVDQQNWQRVWNLACHDTRLPAALGLHPVYLDQHRPEHLTQLRQWLERLHGDPRLCAVGEFGLDYYLPALDKARQQSLFEAQLQMACDFDLPALLHVRRSHAQVIATLKRYRPSRAGIVHAFAGSAEEAREYIKLGFKLGLGGAATWPQALRLRKTLPRLPLESLVLETDAPDMAPVMHPGVRNSPEHLPDIARALADIMGVEAQVLADATRRNTCELFGWPHDD
- the cra gene encoding catabolite repressor/activator — its product is MKLSDIARLAGVSVTTASYVINGKAEQQRISSATVERVRAVVAAHDFTPNPQAAGLRSRHTRTLGFILPDLENPSYARIAKQLEQGARARGYQLLIASSDDQPESERQLQQLFRARRCDALFVASCLPAEDDSYREMQAKGLPVIAIDRCLDPEHFCSVISDDHNASRQLTDSLLLTAPRSIALIGARPELSVSQARAAGFDDALQGFVGEVRRQEGEAFSRACGQRLMQALLDELGGLPDALITTSYVLLQGVFDALQARGSEARQLQLGTFGDNQLLDFLPLPVNAMAQQHGQIAATALELALAAIEQKRYAPGVHAVARTFKQRIAV